A genomic segment from Nicotiana tabacum cultivar K326 chromosome 7, ASM71507v2, whole genome shotgun sequence encodes:
- the LOC107807315 gene encoding uncharacterized protein LOC107807315 isoform X2: MKLKNCILPLFFLLLLISYSVIATETSKDEKKKANEVKETTKKEEPKETDQYGGRGRCRYGCCGGRYGCRRCCTSANEKVEEINSEEPKETDQYGAGGRCRYGCCGGYGRYGCRRCCTPHAVVAEKDDHAVAGNRDDGYGYGYGGQGGYGYGWGGGGYGGRGGGSWGGRGGGGWGGGGCRYGCCGHSRYGGCRCCYSAAEAKALDENEVQP; this comes from the exons ATGAAGCTAAAGAATTGTATTCTCCCtttgtttttccttcttcttctcatATCCTATTCTGTAATTGCTACTGAAACATCCAAAGATGAAAAGAAGAAGG CTAATGAAGTGAAAGAAACAACCAAAAAGGAGGAGCCAAAGGAAACGGATCAGTACGGAGGCCGAGGCCGTTGTAGATATGGCTGCTGTGGTGGCCGCTATGGCTGTCGTAGGTGTTGCACGTCCG CTAATGAAAAAGTGGAAGAAATAAACAGCGAGGAGCCAAAGGAAACAGACCAATACGGGGCCGGAGGCCGTTGTCGATATGGCTGCTGCGGTGGTTACGGCCGCTATGGTTGCCGGAGATGTTGCACACCTC ATGCTGTAGTTGCGGAAAAAGATGATCATGCAGTGGCTGGTAACAGAGATGACGGTTAtggttacggctatggtggacaAGGTGGTTACGGCTATGGCTGGGGAGGCGGCGGCTATGGTGGACGTGGCGGTGGCAGCTGGGGAGGACGTGGAGGCGGCGGCTGGGGAGGTGGCGGCTGCCGATATGGTTGCTGTGGACACAGTAGATATGGAGGCTGTAGGTGTTGTTACTCAGCTGCAGAAGCAAAAGCCTTAGATGAAAATGAAGTCCAGCCTTAA
- the LOC107807315 gene encoding uncharacterized protein LOC107807315 isoform X1, producing MKLKNCILPLFFLLLLISYSVIATETSKDEKKKANEVKETTKKEEPKETDQYGGRGRCRYGCCGGRYGCRRCCTSANEKVEEINSEEPKETDQYGAGGRCRYGCCGGYGRYGCRRCCTPQDAVVAEKDDHAVAGNRDDGYGYGYGGQGGYGYGWGGGGYGGRGGGSWGGRGGGGWGGGGCRYGCCGHSRYGGCRCCYSAAEAKALDENEVQP from the exons ATGAAGCTAAAGAATTGTATTCTCCCtttgtttttccttcttcttctcatATCCTATTCTGTAATTGCTACTGAAACATCCAAAGATGAAAAGAAGAAGG CTAATGAAGTGAAAGAAACAACCAAAAAGGAGGAGCCAAAGGAAACGGATCAGTACGGAGGCCGAGGCCGTTGTAGATATGGCTGCTGTGGTGGCCGCTATGGCTGTCGTAGGTGTTGCACGTCCG CTAATGAAAAAGTGGAAGAAATAAACAGCGAGGAGCCAAAGGAAACAGACCAATACGGGGCCGGAGGCCGTTGTCGATATGGCTGCTGCGGTGGTTACGGCCGCTATGGTTGCCGGAGATGTTGCACACCTC AAGATGCTGTAGTTGCGGAAAAAGATGATCATGCAGTGGCTGGTAACAGAGATGACGGTTAtggttacggctatggtggacaAGGTGGTTACGGCTATGGCTGGGGAGGCGGCGGCTATGGTGGACGTGGCGGTGGCAGCTGGGGAGGACGTGGAGGCGGCGGCTGGGGAGGTGGCGGCTGCCGATATGGTTGCTGTGGACACAGTAGATATGGAGGCTGTAGGTGTTGTTACTCAGCTGCAGAAGCAAAAGCCTTAGATGAAAATGAAGTCCAGCCTTAA